From one Paramormyrops kingsleyae isolate MSU_618 chromosome 1, PKINGS_0.4, whole genome shotgun sequence genomic stretch:
- the tmem110l gene encoding transmembrane protein 110, like isoform X2 gives MKTLTRCHCDLLRRLSTVLNSIPSRTRRASLIFAVKRFREPAGIRRPWRIWFYDTSKQAIGALFIHFANVFLSTLTIEDPCSLYLMNFLLDATLGMLVIWAGVKAVSKAVEYKKVTLLTFGEYGEPPQVAAWVGQCAIYLLIVVLEKCVVTLVLLIPGWTRVQEVLLDYIPNAQLEVVLVMLIVPFLVNAVMFWVVDSLMMRKYKTLVTMEEKGDVVKQGEASSWATGEEAQVLLEPDTDPEVLEGEQGWSGSESPLPCSGAAKCV, from the exons ATGAAAACTTTGACTAGGTGTCATTGTGATCTGTTGCGTCGGCTGTCGACTGTTTTAAACTCAATCCCCTCGCGGACACGCCGGGCCTCCCTAATCTTTGCAG TAAAACGGTTCCGCGAACCAGCTGGAATAAGACGACCATGGAGAATCTG GTTTTACGACACCTCGAAGCAGGCGATCGGCGCACTCTTCATTCACTTTGCCAACGTCTTCCTCTCAACGCTCACCATAGAAGACCCCTGCTCTTT GTATCTGATGAATTTCCTTCTGGATGCGACATTGGGCATGCTCGTAATCTGGGCAGGGGTGAAGGCAGTCTCCAAGGCCGTCGAGTACAAGAAAGTCACCCTGCTCACCTTTGGAGAATATG GGGAGCCTCCGCAGGTGGCGGCCTGGGTGGGCCAGTGTGCCATATACCTGCTCATCGTGGTGCTGGAGAAGTGCGTGGTGACCCTGGTGCTGCTCATTCCTGGGTGGACTAGG GTGCAGGAGGTGCTGCTGGACTACATCCCCAACGCTCAGCTGGAGGTGGTGCTCGTCATGCTCATCGTGCCCTTTTTGGTCAAC GCCGTCATGTTCTGGGTGGTGGACAGCCTAATGATGAGGAAATACAAGACGCTGGTGACGATGGAGGAAAAGGGCGACGTCGTGAAGCAGGGGGAGGCGTCGTCGTGGGCGACTGGAGAGGAGGCGCAG GTACTCCTGGAACCCGACACTGACCCTGAGGTCCTGGAGGGGGAGCAAGGATGGTCAGGGTCAGAGTCACCCCTCCCGTGTTCGGGGGCCGCTAAGTGTGTGTGA
- the tmem110l gene encoding transmembrane protein 110, like isoform X1 encodes MVVSANTTDVTRGHGCDNGALMDNFGVLIQALLAVVAFSTLMLKRFREPAGIRRPWRIWFYDTSKQAIGALFIHFANVFLSTLTIEDPCSLYLMNFLLDATLGMLVIWAGVKAVSKAVEYKKVTLLTFGEYGEPPQVAAWVGQCAIYLLIVVLEKCVVTLVLLIPGWTRVQEVLLDYIPNAQLEVVLVMLIVPFLVNAVMFWVVDSLMMRKYKTLVTMEEKGDVVKQGEASSWATGEEAQVLLEPDTDPEVLEGEQGWSGSESPLPCSGAAKCV; translated from the exons ATGGTGGTGTCGGCGAACACGACCGATGTTACACGTGGCCATGGGTGCGATAACGGGGCGCTAATGGACAATTTCGGGGTCTTGATCCAGGCGCTGCTGGCGGTTGTGGCTTTCAGTACTTTGATGT TAAAACGGTTCCGCGAACCAGCTGGAATAAGACGACCATGGAGAATCTG GTTTTACGACACCTCGAAGCAGGCGATCGGCGCACTCTTCATTCACTTTGCCAACGTCTTCCTCTCAACGCTCACCATAGAAGACCCCTGCTCTTT GTATCTGATGAATTTCCTTCTGGATGCGACATTGGGCATGCTCGTAATCTGGGCAGGGGTGAAGGCAGTCTCCAAGGCCGTCGAGTACAAGAAAGTCACCCTGCTCACCTTTGGAGAATATG GGGAGCCTCCGCAGGTGGCGGCCTGGGTGGGCCAGTGTGCCATATACCTGCTCATCGTGGTGCTGGAGAAGTGCGTGGTGACCCTGGTGCTGCTCATTCCTGGGTGGACTAGG GTGCAGGAGGTGCTGCTGGACTACATCCCCAACGCTCAGCTGGAGGTGGTGCTCGTCATGCTCATCGTGCCCTTTTTGGTCAAC GCCGTCATGTTCTGGGTGGTGGACAGCCTAATGATGAGGAAATACAAGACGCTGGTGACGATGGAGGAAAAGGGCGACGTCGTGAAGCAGGGGGAGGCGTCGTCGTGGGCGACTGGAGAGGAGGCGCAG GTACTCCTGGAACCCGACACTGACCCTGAGGTCCTGGAGGGGGAGCAAGGATGGTCAGGGTCAGAGTCACCCCTCCCGTGTTCGGGGGCCGCTAAGTGTGTGTGA
- the tmem110l gene encoding transmembrane protein 110, like isoform X3: MHVRKPAAAGVKRFREPAGIRRPWRIWFYDTSKQAIGALFIHFANVFLSTLTIEDPCSLYLMNFLLDATLGMLVIWAGVKAVSKAVEYKKVTLLTFGEYGEPPQVAAWVGQCAIYLLIVVLEKCVVTLVLLIPGWTRVQEVLLDYIPNAQLEVVLVMLIVPFLVNAVMFWVVDSLMMRKYKTLVTMEEKGDVVKQGEASSWATGEEAQVLLEPDTDPEVLEGEQGWSGSESPLPCSGAAKCV, translated from the exons ATGCACGTGAGAaaaccagcagcagcaggag TAAAACGGTTCCGCGAACCAGCTGGAATAAGACGACCATGGAGAATCTG GTTTTACGACACCTCGAAGCAGGCGATCGGCGCACTCTTCATTCACTTTGCCAACGTCTTCCTCTCAACGCTCACCATAGAAGACCCCTGCTCTTT GTATCTGATGAATTTCCTTCTGGATGCGACATTGGGCATGCTCGTAATCTGGGCAGGGGTGAAGGCAGTCTCCAAGGCCGTCGAGTACAAGAAAGTCACCCTGCTCACCTTTGGAGAATATG GGGAGCCTCCGCAGGTGGCGGCCTGGGTGGGCCAGTGTGCCATATACCTGCTCATCGTGGTGCTGGAGAAGTGCGTGGTGACCCTGGTGCTGCTCATTCCTGGGTGGACTAGG GTGCAGGAGGTGCTGCTGGACTACATCCCCAACGCTCAGCTGGAGGTGGTGCTCGTCATGCTCATCGTGCCCTTTTTGGTCAAC GCCGTCATGTTCTGGGTGGTGGACAGCCTAATGATGAGGAAATACAAGACGCTGGTGACGATGGAGGAAAAGGGCGACGTCGTGAAGCAGGGGGAGGCGTCGTCGTGGGCGACTGGAGAGGAGGCGCAG GTACTCCTGGAACCCGACACTGACCCTGAGGTCCTGGAGGGGGAGCAAGGATGGTCAGGGTCAGAGTCACCCCTCCCGTGTTCGGGGGCCGCTAAGTGTGTGTGA